Proteins encoded by one window of Mycolicibacterium sp. ND9-15:
- a CDS encoding GAF domain-containing sensor histidine kinase has product MEVQDRVEQIVEGRDRLDGLVDAMLVVTSGLDLDQTLRTIVHTAAQLVDAQYGALGVRGYDHELVEFIYEGIDESVRERIGHLPEGHGVLGVLIDDPKPIRLDNISNHPASVGFPPDHPPMRTFLGVPVRIRNEVFGNLYLTEKVGGQLFSDDDEVLVQVLAAAAGIAIDNARLYERSKVRQSWIEATRDIGTELLAGTNPATVFRLVADESRHLSGAKLTLVAVPADLDEPAAEVDELVVVATAGDAPEGSLRTIPTADTPIGDVFVQRTPCRFDSLELAPGIACTGPALVLPLRASDTVPGVLVAARSPGSPPFSADELDMMAAFADQAALAWQLATTQRRMRELDILSDRDRIARDLHDHVIQRLFAVGLALQGTIPRTHKPEVRQRLTECIDDLQSVIQEIRTAIFDLHGHDAGITRLRQRLDEAVAQFAGSGLRTTVQFSGPLSVVDPTLADHAEAVVREAVSNAVRHARASTLAINVAVGDDLCIEVVDDGCGITGDITGSGLRNLSRRADDVGGDFAIEAAPAGGTKLRWSAPLP; this is encoded by the coding sequence ATGGAGGTCCAGGACCGCGTCGAGCAGATCGTCGAGGGCCGGGACCGACTGGATGGTCTTGTCGACGCGATGCTCGTGGTGACGTCGGGGCTCGACCTCGACCAGACCCTGAGAACGATCGTCCACACCGCGGCCCAGCTGGTCGACGCCCAGTACGGCGCCCTCGGTGTCCGCGGATACGACCACGAGCTGGTCGAGTTCATATACGAAGGCATCGACGAGTCGGTGCGGGAACGGATCGGGCACCTACCGGAAGGGCACGGGGTGCTCGGAGTCCTGATCGACGATCCGAAACCCATTCGGCTGGACAACATCTCGAACCATCCGGCTTCAGTCGGGTTCCCGCCGGACCATCCACCGATGAGGACATTTCTCGGGGTGCCGGTGCGTATCCGCAATGAGGTGTTCGGCAACCTTTACCTGACCGAGAAGGTGGGTGGTCAGCTTTTCAGCGACGACGACGAGGTGCTCGTACAGGTGCTTGCCGCCGCGGCGGGCATCGCGATCGACAATGCCCGCCTGTACGAGCGCTCGAAGGTTCGGCAGTCGTGGATAGAAGCCACGCGTGACATCGGCACCGAACTGCTGGCGGGCACGAATCCCGCAACCGTGTTCCGGCTGGTGGCCGACGAGTCACGGCACTTGAGCGGCGCGAAACTGACCCTCGTGGCGGTGCCTGCCGATCTGGACGAGCCGGCTGCCGAGGTCGATGAGCTGGTTGTCGTCGCCACCGCGGGCGATGCGCCGGAGGGGTCGCTTCGGACGATACCCACCGCAGACACCCCGATCGGGGACGTGTTCGTGCAACGGACGCCGTGCAGGTTCGACAGCCTCGAACTGGCGCCTGGCATTGCCTGCACCGGGCCCGCCCTGGTGTTGCCGCTGCGTGCATCCGACACCGTCCCCGGTGTGCTGGTGGCTGCGCGGTCCCCCGGCTCGCCGCCGTTCAGCGCCGACGAACTCGACATGATGGCGGCCTTCGCCGATCAGGCCGCGCTCGCCTGGCAGCTTGCCACCACCCAACGGCGGATGCGTGAACTCGACATCCTCAGCGACCGTGACCGGATCGCCCGCGATCTGCACGACCATGTGATCCAGCGGCTGTTCGCGGTGGGACTTGCGTTGCAGGGAACGATTCCGCGGACGCACAAGCCGGAAGTCCGGCAGCGGCTGACCGAGTGTATCGACGACCTGCAGAGCGTCATCCAGGAAATTCGCACCGCGATCTTCGACCTTCATGGGCACGACGCCGGCATCACCAGACTGCGCCAGCGGCTTGACGAAGCCGTCGCGCAGTTCGCCGGGTCCGGCCTGCGGACCACAGTGCAGTTCTCCGGCCCGTTGTCGGTCGTCGATCCGACATTGGCCGACCATGCGGAAGCCGTCGTTAGGGAAGCCGTCAGCAATGCCGTGCGGCACGCGCGGGCTTCGACGCTGGCGATCAACGTCGCCGTCGGCGACGATCTGTGCATCGAGGTGGTCGACGACGGGTGCGGCATCACCGGCGACATCACCGGTAGCGGGTTGAGGAACCTCAGTCGGCGCGCCGACGACGTCGGGGGCGACTTCGCGATCGAAGCTGCGCCTGCGGGCGGCACCAAACTCAGGTGGAGCGCGCCGCTTCCCTGA
- a CDS encoding pyridoxamine 5'-phosphate oxidase family protein, protein MTKGQELDVLNRRQCLDLMQGVRVGRLVFTEDALPAVQPVNFRLWHDDVVIRVAGGPKLAAATDNQVVAFQADELDADLRTGWSVTVVGHAQPITDVDDLLEVSGTFIQPWVDGRRDHFIRIRTEKITGRRFRERGLPEYRGADKSATSS, encoded by the coding sequence GTGACCAAGGGACAGGAACTGGACGTCCTCAACCGCAGGCAGTGCCTCGACCTCATGCAAGGCGTCCGGGTGGGTCGGCTCGTTTTCACCGAGGACGCGCTGCCTGCGGTGCAGCCGGTGAACTTCCGGCTATGGCACGACGACGTGGTCATCCGGGTCGCGGGCGGGCCGAAGCTCGCCGCCGCCACCGACAATCAGGTGGTGGCCTTTCAAGCCGATGAACTCGATGCGGATCTGCGCACGGGCTGGAGTGTCACCGTCGTCGGGCACGCCCAGCCGATCACCGACGTCGACGACTTGCTGGAAGTGTCCGGGACATTCATTCAGCCGTGGGTCGACGGACGGCGGGATCATTTCATCCGAATCCGGACCGAGAAGATAACCGGACGCCGGTTCCGCGAACGCGGCCTGCCTGAGTACCGCGGGGCAGACAAGAGCGCGACCTCGTCGTGA